TGCCGTCTCGGCCGTCACGGCGTGGCTCGACGCCGAGGGCGCCGCGCTCGACGCGACGCAGCGCCGCGAGCTCGAGGCGGCGACGGATGCGATCTCGCAGTCGGGCGGCACGCCGCTCGTCGTCGCGGTCGCCCCGGCGGAGGGTGCAGCACGGGCGCTCGGCGTCGTGCACCTGAAGGACGTCGTGAAGGAGGGCATCGCCGAGCGCTTCGCCGAGCTGCGTGCCATGGGCATCCGCACCGTGATGATCACAGGCGACAACCCGCTCACGGCGGCGGCGATCGCGAAGGAGGCGGGCGTCGACGACTACCTCGCCGAGGCGACCCCCGAGGACAAGCTCGCGCTCATCAGGAAGGAGCAGGAGGGCGGCAACCTCGTCGCGATGACGGGCGACGGCACGAACGACGCGCCCGCGCTCGCGCAGGCCGACGTGGGCGTGGCGATGCAGTCGGGCACGTCGGCGGCGAAGGAGGCCGGCAACATGGTCGACCTCGACTCCGACCCGACGAAGCTCATCGACGTCGTGCGCATCGGCAAGCAGCTGCTCATCACGCGCGGCGCGCTCACGACGTTCTCGATCGCGAACGACGTCGCGAAGTACTTCGCGATCATCCCCGCGATGTTCGCAGGCGTCTTCCCCGGCCTGCAGGTGCTCAACGTCATGGGGCTGCACTCCCCCGCATCCGCGGTGCTGTCGGCCGTCATCTTCAACGCCATCGTCATCGTGGCGCTCATCCCGCTCGCCCTGCGAGGCGTGCGGTACCGGCCGGTCGCAGCCTCCAGGCTGCTCGGCCGCAACCTGCTCGTCTACGGGCTCGGCGGTCTCGTCGCACCCTTCCTCGGCATCTGGCTCATCGACCTCGTCGTGCGCCTCGTCCCCGGCTTCTGAGAGGCACGTCATGTCCACCACCCGCAGCTCCCTCCGCACCCTCTGGGTGTCGGTGCGCGCCGTCGCCGTCTTCACGGTCGTCGCCGGCGTGCTCTACACGGGCGTCGTGCTCGGCATCGGCCAGCTCGTCATGCCGGCGCAGGCGAACGGATCGCTCGTGACCGACGAATCGGGCGAGGTCGTCGGCTCGTCACTCGTCGGGCAGCCGTTCGCCGACGCCGATGGTGCTCCCCTCGCGCAGTACTTCCAGCCTCGGCCCTCCTCCGCGGGCGACGGCTACGACGGCGCGTCGTCGTCCGGGTCCAACTGGGGACCCGAGCACGCCGACCTCGTCGCGGCCGTCGAGGAGCGCATCGCCCAGGTGTCGGCGTTCGAGGGCGTCGACCCGTCGGACGTGCCCGCCGACGCCGTCACGGCCTCGGGATCGGGCCTCGACCCGCACATCTCGCCCGCGTACGCCGCGATCCAGGTCGACCGCGTGGCCGCGGCGCGCGGCCTCGACGTCGCGACGGTCGAGCAGCTCGTCGCGGAGCACACGGATGCGCCGCTCGCGGGCTTCGTCGGCGAGGCTACGGTGAACGTGCTGGCGCTCAACGTGGCGCTCGACGAGCTGGAGGGCTGACATGGCACGGGGGCGGCTGCGCGTGCTGCTGGGTGCCGCCCCCGGCGTGGGCAAGACCTACGCGATGCTCGAGGAGGGCGCGCGCCTGCGCCGCGAGGGCCACGATGTCGTCGTCGCCCTCGTGGAGACCCACGGCCGCGCGGCGACGGCGGCGATGGTCGAGGGACTCGAGGTCGTCGAGCGCCGCGACGTCGCCCACCGCGGCATGACGCTCGACGAGATGGACCTCGACGCCGTGCTGACGCGCGCACCCGACGTCGCGCTCGTCGACGAGCTCGCGCACACGAACGCGCCCGGATCGCGGCACGAGAAGCGCTGGCAGGACGTCGGCGCGCTGCTCGACGCGGGCATCGACGTGATCTCGACCGTCAACATCCAGCACATCGAGTCCTTGCACGACGTCGTGCAGCGCATCACGGGCATCGTGCAGCGCGAGACGATCCCCGATCGCGTGCTGCGCGCCGCCGACACCGTCGAGGTCGTCGACCTGTCGCCGCAGGCGCTGCGCGACCGGCTCGCGGGCGGCCGCGTGTACCCGGCCGAGCGCATCGACGCTGCGCTCTCGAACTACTTCCGGCTCGGCAACCTCACGGCGCTGCGCGAGCTCGCCCTCCTGTGGCTCGCCGACGAGGTCGATCAGGCACTGCAGCGGTACCGGGCCGAGCAGGGCATCGACACGCCGTGGGAGGCGCGCGAACGCGTCGTCGTGACGCTCACGGGCGGCCGCGAGGGCGAGACGCTGCTGCGCCGCGGGGCGCGCATCGCGGCGCGCTCGTCGGGCGGCGAGCTGCTCGCGGTGCACGTGACGCAGCAGGACGGCCTGCGCGCGGGCGATCCGGATGCGCTCGCCAGGCAGCGAGCGCTCGTCGAGCAGCTGGGCGGCAGCTACCACCAGATCGTCGGCGACGACGTGCCCGAGGCCCTCGTGGGATTCGCGAAGGCCGTGAACGCGACGCAGCTCGTGATCGGCGCATCCCGTCGCGGGCGGCTGCAGACCGCGTTGACGGGTGCCGGCATCGGCCAGACGGTCATCGCGAAGGCCGGCACGATCGACGTGCACGTCGTCACGCACTCGGCGGCGGGCGGCAGGCTGCGTGCCCGGCTGCCGCGCCTCGGCGGGGCGCTGTCGCTGCGGCGCCGACTCGCGGGCTTCGCGCTCGCCCTCACGGCCGGGCCGCTGCTCACGTGGGCGCTGTGGAGCGTGCGGAGCCCCGAGTCGATCACGACCGACGTGCTCGCGTTCCAGCTGCTCGTCGTGGTCGTCGCCCTCGTCGGCGGCCTGTGGCCCGCGGTGTTCGCCGCCGTCATGAGCGGGCTCGTGCTCGACGTGCTGTTCGTGCAGCCGCTGTTCTCGATCGCCGTCGACGACCTCACGCACGCCGCCGCACTCGCGCTGTACGTCGTCATCGCCGTGCTCGTGAGCATCGTCGTCGACCGCGCCGCCCGGCAGACGCGCGCCGCGCGCCGCGCCGCCGCCGAGGCCGAGCTGCTCGCGACCGTCGCGGGAAGCGTGCTGCGCGGCACCGGAGCGGTGCAGGCCCTGGTCGACCGCGCCCGCGAGGCGTTCGCGCTCGACGGCGTCGTGCTCGTCGACGACGGCGCGCCCATCGCGAGTGCCGGCGCCGCGACGGGCGACGCGACCCGCATCGCCGTGGGGGCCGACGCATCCCTCGACCTCCACGGCCGCGATCTCGATGCGAGCGAGCGCCGCCTGCTCGCCGCGATCGTCGCGCAGCTCGAGGCGGCGCTCGAGCGCGACGACCTCGCCGAGACGGCGAGCGAGATCGCGCCGCTCGCCGCGACCGACAAGGTGCGCTCGGCCCTGCTCGCCGCGCTGAGCCACGACCTGCGTCGCCCGCTCGCGGCCGCCGGTGCGGCGGTCGGCGGGCTGCGCGCCGCCGGCGCTCGCCTGTCGGAGGAGGATCGCGCCGAGCTGCTCGCGACGGCCGAGGAGTCGCTCGCGGCCCTCACGACCCTCGTGACCGACCTGCTCGACGTGTCGCGGCTGCAGGCGGGCGTGCTCGCGGTGTCGGCGACGCGCGTCGACCCCGCCGACGTCGTGCTGCCCGCGCTCGAGGAGCTCTCGCTCGGCCCCGACGACGTCGAGCTCGACCTCGGCGACGCGACCGACGTCGTCGCCGACGCCGTGCTGCTGCAGCGCGTCGTCGTGAACCTCGTCGCCAACGCGCAGCGCCACGCCCCCGAGGGCTCCTGCGTGCGCGTCGCGACGAGCACGTTCGCGGGCGTCGTCGAGCTGCGCATCGTCGACCACGGCCCCGGCATCCCGCCCGAGCGCCGCGACGACGTGTTCGTGCCGTTCCAACGCCTCGGCGACACCGACAACACGACGGGCCTCGGGCTCGGCCTCGCGCTGTCCCGCGGCTTCGTCGAGGGGATGGGCGGCACGCTCGAGGCCGAGGACACGCCCGGCGGCGGCCTCACGATGGTCGTGACGCTGCAGGCCGCGGATGCGCTGGATGCCGTGCCCGAGCCGATCGAGGAGGCGTCGTGAAGGTGCTCATCGCCGACGACGACCCGCAGCTGCTGCGGGCGCTGCGCATCACGCTCGGCGCCAAGGGCTACGACGTCATCACGGCGGGCGACGGCGCCGATGCCGTGCGCGTCGCGATCGACGAGCACCCCGACCTCGTGATGCTCGACCTCGGCATGCCGCGGCTCGACGGCGTCGAGGTGATCGAGGCGATCCGCGGCTGGTCGGCGACGCCGATCCTCGTCGTCTCGGGCCGCACGGGTGCCGCCGACAAGGTCGAGGCGCTCGACGCGGGCGCCGACGACTACGTGACGAAGCCGTTCCAGATCGACGAGCTGCTCGCCCGCATCCGCGCCCTCACGCGCCGCATCCCGGCGCAGGAGGCCGACCCCGTCGTGCAGTTCGCCGACGTGCGCGTCGACCTCGCGGCGCGCACGGTCGTGAAGGCGGGCGCGCCCGTGCGCCTCACGCCGACCGAGTGGCAGATGCTCGGCATGCTGCTGCGCAGCCCCTCGCGGCTCGTCACGCGGCAGGCGCTGCTGCAGGAGGTGTGGGGCACGCATCACGTGCGCGACACCGGCTACCTGCGCCTGTACGTGTCGCAGCTGCGCAAGAAGCTCGAGCCCGAGCCCGCGCATCCCCGCCATCTGCTCACGGAGGCGGGCATGGGCTACCGATTCGAGCCCGGCGCGCCGACGACGGTGGACGCGGCGGGCGAGGATGCGGGAGCCTCGGGAGGGTGAGCCGCACGATCCTCGTCACGGGTGCCTCCGACGGCATCGGCGCCGTCGCGGCGCGCCGCCTCGCAGAGCGCGGCCACCGCGTGCTGGTGACGGGCCGCGACCGGGCCCGCACCGAGGCCGTGGCAGCCGCGGTCGGCGGCACGGGCTTCGTCGCCGATCTCTCCCGGCTCGACGACGTGCGCGCCCTGGCGGCCGACGTGCTCGCCGCGACGGACGGCCGCCTCGACGTGCTCGTGAGCAACGCGGGCGGCATCCTCGGCCTGCGGCGCCTCACGGTCGACGGCAACGAGGCGACGATGCAGGTCAACCACCTCGCACCCTTCCTGCTCACGCACCTGCTCGCCGACGCGCTGCGCGCCGGTGCGGGCATCGTCGTGCAGACCGCGAGCGAGGCGCATCGGTGGGGTCGCATCCCGATCCGCGCGACGGGCGCCGACCTCACGCTGCGCCGCGGCTACTCCCCCGGGCGCGCATACGGCACCGCGAAGCTCGCGAACGTGCTCTTCGTGCGCGGCGTCGCCGCGCACCTCGACGACCTGCACGCCGTCGCGCTGCATCCGGGCGTCGTCGCCACGTCGTTCGGCACCGGCTCCACGAGTCCCCTGCGCCTCGTGTACCGAGGACTCGCCCGACGGCTGCTCACGTCCGACGAGCACGCGGGCGAGACGCTGGCGATGCTGGCCGCCGGCACGCCCGGCGCCGAGTGGGCGCCCATGACGACGTGGACGAGCGGCGGCTACTACGACCAGCGGCGCGTCGGCCGCGCCTCGCGGGCCACCCACGATCCTGCGCTCGTCGACGCCGTCTGGCGGGCGAGCGCGGCCGCCACGGGACTTCCGATCCACGACTTGGAGGCGAACCGAGCCAAGAACCCCTAGCATGGAGTCACGGACCCGCACTCCTGGGGTCCGCTTCGAGGGTCATCCGTCGGGTTCGCGCCGGCGGCATCGATGGCTGTTCGCTGCAAACTCGCGACACGCTTCCCCTCCTCCCATCTGCGCGAGGCGCCTTCCGGCACCCTCGCCCCCAAGCTGCGGCCCGTGCACCTGCACCGGGTCGCGATCCGCATCGATTCACCTCGCTGCGCACACCCGGGTCGACGAACGTCGGCCCCGAACGAAGGAAACGACGCATGGCCAAGGGCACCGTCAAGTGGTTCAGCTCCGAGAAGGGCTTCGGCTTCATCGCTCCCGAGGACGGCTCCGCCGACCTCTTCGCGCACTTCTCGGCCATCGAGGGTTCGGGTCGCCGTGACCTGTTCGACGGCCAGGCTGTGGAGTTCGACGTCGAGCAGGGCCAGCGCGGCCCGCAGGCGACGAACATCCGCGCCCTCTGAGCTGACGCTCTAGAACCCGAAGGGCCCGCATCCTCACGGATGCGGGCCCTTCGTCGTTCGTGCGCGCTTCACGTGCGCAGGGGCGAGCGCGTTGCAATGGCGGTCGCGGGCGACGATCGCGCGACGCTGCGCCTTCGTGAAGAGCCGCTGCCGTCGGCCCATGCGCAGCGGATGCCCCTGCTCGTCCTGCACGATCGTCTGCACGAACGCATCGCAGAGGTACCGGGCAGCGATCGACACGGGGACCGTGTCGCCCGTGCGGGACAGCGTCGGGAGGTCGTCGAGGCTGCGAGCCGGTCGCCCGGCGAGCACGTCGGCGGCGACCGTGACGCTTGACCTCGGTGTCGAAGCACGCCGCGATCGAGGCTCGCCGGGGATGGGCGGGCACGAGGTGACGCCCTGAGCGCCTTCATCCGCACATCGCGCGGCAACAGGCGCTCAGCGTCACTTCGTGCCCGCCCATCCCCGCCCCGCGCGACCCCTACCCCTCCCGCCGCAGCAGCACCACCGCGTCGTCGAGCGTCGCCGGCGCGCCGTCGGGCGACGTGACCGCGCGCGTGCGCACCTCCGCGAGCTCGACGCTCCACGCATCCCCCAGCGCGAGCTCCGCGACGATGTCGTCGGGCTGCGGCAGGTCGTGGTGGCCGTGGTGCATGGATGCGGGCGCCCACGACGGCGCCGCGGCGTGCGCGACGACGAGCACGTGCCCACCCGGCGCGACGCGTGCCGCGTGCCGCCGCACGATCGTGCCGCGGTCGAGGTGCACGGGCGACTGCAGGAAGCTGGCCGTGACGAGGTCGACGTCGCCATCGGCCTCCCACTCGGCGAGGTCGGCGGCGACCGCCGTCACGCGGTCGCCGACCCCGGCGCGCTCGGCCGCCTGCTGCGCTCGGCGCGCGGCGGTCGGTGCGATGTCGACGCCCGTCGCGTGCCACCCCTGCTGCGCGAGCCACACGAGGTCGCCGCCCTCGCCCGAGCCGAGGTCGAGCGCACGGCCGGGCGTCAGCGTGGCGACGACGTCGACCATCGACGCGTTCGCGTGCCCCGACCAGTGGCGGCGCTGCGCGTAGCGCTGCTCCCAGTACGCGACGGGCGCCTGCTCGGGCCATGCCTCGGCATCCTGCGCCTGCAGCGCCACGGCCTCCTCCGCGTCGGCGGCGACGAGCGCGGCGTTCGCCCCGCCACCTGCCATCGAGCCCGCGCCCATCGCGAGCGGCACGGTGCCGAACGGCACGACGACGTTGCCGGCGGCGAAGACGCGCGGGTGGCTCGTCGCGCCGCGCGGGTCGACGACGATGAGGTCGCCCATCGGGCCGTCCTGCCGCGCGAGGCCCAGCGGCGCGACGACGGCGTCGTGCGGCACGAGCGTGCCCGC
The sequence above is a segment of the Agrococcus jejuensis genome. Coding sequences within it:
- a CDS encoding SDR family NAD(P)-dependent oxidoreductase encodes the protein MSRTILVTGASDGIGAVAARRLAERGHRVLVTGRDRARTEAVAAAVGGTGFVADLSRLDDVRALAADVLAATDGRLDVLVSNAGGILGLRRLTVDGNEATMQVNHLAPFLLTHLLADALRAGAGIVVQTASEAHRWGRIPIRATGADLTLRRGYSPGRAYGTAKLANVLFVRGVAAHLDDLHAVALHPGVVATSFGTGSTSPLRLVYRGLARRLLTSDEHAGETLAMLAAGTPGAEWAPMTTWTSGGYYDQRRVGRASRATHDPALVDAVWRASAAATGLPIHDLEANRAKNP
- a CDS encoding ATP-binding protein — encoded protein: MARGRLRVLLGAAPGVGKTYAMLEEGARLRREGHDVVVALVETHGRAATAAMVEGLEVVERRDVAHRGMTLDEMDLDAVLTRAPDVALVDELAHTNAPGSRHEKRWQDVGALLDAGIDVISTVNIQHIESLHDVVQRITGIVQRETIPDRVLRAADTVEVVDLSPQALRDRLAGGRVYPAERIDAALSNYFRLGNLTALRELALLWLADEVDQALQRYRAEQGIDTPWEARERVVVTLTGGREGETLLRRGARIAARSSGGELLAVHVTQQDGLRAGDPDALARQRALVEQLGGSYHQIVGDDVPEALVGFAKAVNATQLVIGASRRGRLQTALTGAGIGQTVIAKAGTIDVHVVTHSAAGGRLRARLPRLGGALSLRRRLAGFALALTAGPLLTWALWSVRSPESITTDVLAFQLLVVVVALVGGLWPAVFAAVMSGLVLDVLFVQPLFSIAVDDLTHAAALALYVVIAVLVSIVVDRAARQTRAARRAAAEAELLATVAGSVLRGTGAVQALVDRAREAFALDGVVLVDDGAPIASAGAATGDATRIAVGADASLDLHGRDLDASERRLLAAIVAQLEAALERDDLAETASEIAPLAATDKVRSALLAALSHDLRRPLAAAGAAVGGLRAAGARLSEEDRAELLATAEESLAALTTLVTDLLDVSRLQAGVLAVSATRVDPADVVLPALEELSLGPDDVELDLGDATDVVADAVLLQRVVVNLVANAQRHAPEGSCVRVATSTFAGVVELRIVDHGPGIPPERRDDVFVPFQRLGDTDNTTGLGLGLALSRGFVEGMGGTLEAEDTPGGGLTMVVTLQAADALDAVPEPIEEAS
- a CDS encoding response regulator, giving the protein MKVLIADDDPQLLRALRITLGAKGYDVITAGDGADAVRVAIDEHPDLVMLDLGMPRLDGVEVIEAIRGWSATPILVVSGRTGAADKVEALDAGADDYVTKPFQIDELLARIRALTRRIPAQEADPVVQFADVRVDLAARTVVKAGAPVRLTPTEWQMLGMLLRSPSRLVTRQALLQEVWGTHHVRDTGYLRLYVSQLRKKLEPEPAHPRHLLTEAGMGYRFEPGAPTTVDAAGEDAGASGG
- a CDS encoding cold-shock protein, giving the protein MAKGTVKWFSSEKGFGFIAPEDGSADLFAHFSAIEGSGRRDLFDGQAVEFDVEQGQRGPQATNIRAL
- the kdpC gene encoding K(+)-transporting ATPase subunit C, coding for MSTTRSSLRTLWVSVRAVAVFTVVAGVLYTGVVLGIGQLVMPAQANGSLVTDESGEVVGSSLVGQPFADADGAPLAQYFQPRPSSAGDGYDGASSSGSNWGPEHADLVAAVEERIAQVSAFEGVDPSDVPADAVTASGSGLDPHISPAYAAIQVDRVAAARGLDVATVEQLVAEHTDAPLAGFVGEATVNVLALNVALDELEG
- a CDS encoding FAD-dependent oxidoreductase, whose product is MERYDALVIGGGTAGLSAALMLGRARRRTVVLDAGSPRNRFAAHMHGVLGHDGLDPAELVRRGRAEVEAYGVEVRAADVASVDEHGGDLVATLADGSTIRARAAVLATGVTDELPPIPGLAERWGVTVLHCPYCDGWEVRDRTLGVVATGPASLHQIELLRQWTDDVVAFVHAMGELPADALERIGARGIRIVDAEVAEVVGEGTAIDHVRTVDGAEHRVDAIFTAGTLVPHDAVVAPLGLARQDGPMGDLIVVDPRGATSHPRVFAAGNVVVPFGTVPLAMGAGSMAGGGANAALVAADAEEAVALQAQDAEAWPEQAPVAYWEQRYAQRRHWSGHANASMVDVVATLTPGRALDLGSGEGGDLVWLAQQGWHATGVDIAPTAARRAQQAAERAGVGDRVTAVAADLAEWEADGDVDLVTASFLQSPVHLDRGTIVRRHAARVAPGGHVLVVAHAAAPSWAPASMHHGHHDLPQPDDIVAELALGDAWSVELAEVRTRAVTSPDGAPATLDDAVVLLRREG
- a CDS encoding DUF222 domain-containing protein, which encodes MPGEPRSRRASTPRSSVTVAADVLAGRPARSLDDLPTLSRTGDTVPVSIAARYLCDAFVQTIVQDEQGHPLRMGRRQRLFTKAQRRAIVARDRHCNALAPAHVKRARTTKGPHP